A stretch of DNA from Flavobacteriaceae bacterium MAR_2009_75:
CTGGTACCTTCTTTATTTGAAATCTCTTCAATTTTCTTCTTTGCTTGAATCACCAAATCCATGGCAGTTTCTGCAGAGCGTTTTAAGTTACCTTGCGTAACGTCGTACAGTTTTGATTCTGCACTATCTAAAAGGTCAAAAACATCTGTAGATTCATCGTAAGCCTCTTCAATAATCTCGTTGGAGATTTTTATCAGACTTCGCTGAATATATTTTTGAAGAATAATACGTGCGTGAAACTCGATGTGAGCAGAAGATGCCACCTTTTGAGTCAATTTTATCAAGTAAAAATCACCCCCTATCGACTCTAACCTACCATCTTTCTTTAATTGCGATGAAACGGTTAATAAATCTACCGGTTCAGAGCTTTCGAACAATTTAAAAATAGCCTCATAGATAAACCGATGAGCGTCTTTATAGAAAACATCAGGATGCAGAATATCGATAACCTCATCGACACCCTTTTTATCAATCATCATAGCACCAAGTACAACCTCTTCTAAATCAACAGATTGTGGCGGTATTTTTCCACGCTCAAGGTTGATAAGAGTTGACTTATCTATCTTACGACCGACTACAGGGTTAAATTTTTCCATGACTACGAAAGTATACAATTAACTGTCTCACTTTTGAAACTATAATTCACAAGTGTTCAACATTTGCATGTTGATAAGTTACAATTTTGTGTTGATAACAAAAAAAATCCGGAGAAAGTAATCTCCAGATTTTTCTGAGCTTGTTAAAATGGTCAGTTATCCATTATAAACCCCCATTTGGGCATACTTATCCATACGATTGGCAACCAATTCTTTTGGGGATAACTTTTCAAGTTCTTTAAAATGGGCCGATATTTTATTTTTTACGGTAGTAAAAGTCTTCTCTCGATTGGCATGTGCGCCACCTGCCGGTTCACGTACAATCTCATCGATCAATTTGAGCTTTTTCATATCGGTAGCCGTAAGTTTCAAAGCTTCGGCAGCTTGTTCTTTATACTCCCAACTTCTCCAAAGAATAGAAGAACAGGACTCAGGAGATATTACGGAGTACCATGTATTTTCTAACATCAGCACTTTATCGCCGACACCTATACCCAAAGCTCCGCCGGAAGCACCTTCACCAATAATTACCACGACAATAGGTACTTTAAGTCGAGTCATTTCCAATATATTACGGGCAATAGCTTCACCTTGACCTCGCTCTTCGGCCTCTATACCGGGGTACGCACCAGGAGTGTCGATAAAGCAAACCACTGGTATGTCGAATTTTTCAGCAGACTTCATTAGTCTTAAGGCCTTTCTATACCCTTCAGGGTTGGCCATACCGAAATTTCTATATTGTCTGGTCTTCGTATTGTAACCTTTCTGTTGACCTATGAACATGTAGCTCTGGTCACCAATTTTACCAAGACCACCGATCATGGCCTTGTCATCTTTTACATTACGATCCCCATGAAGTTCTAGAAAAGTATCACCGCAAATCGCATTGATATAATCTAAAGTATAGGGTCTATTAGGATGTCGAGAAAGCTGAACTCTTTGCCAAGCCGAAAGGTTCTTATAAATATCCTTACGGGTTTCGGCCAGTTTCTTTTCAATCTGCTTACAGGTCTCACTGACATCGACATCGCTCTCCTCGCCAATTACCATACACTTGTCGAGTTGTTCTTCAAGTTCTTTGATCGGGAGTTCAAAATCGAGATATTCCATATAAGTAGTATAGGTTTAATTTGATGGGCAAATATAAAACATTAAGCTTATTCGATGGTTGCTTTTTTGATCCTTCTCCTGTTTTTCACTATTCCGTTGGCAATAACGGTCGAAATAATGATGGCTCCGCCCAGATAAAACAAAGGTCCCATTTTCTCACTATTTCCAAAAATAAAAAAGGCCAAAATTATACCATAAACAGGTTCTAGATTCACTGTCAGCATAACGGTATAGGGGCTGATATACTTTAAAAGCTTTACTGATGCAATAAAAGCATAAGCCGTGCAAACCGAGGCTAAAATAAAGATATAGAGCAAATCGGTCGAAGAAACTTTAAGAAGTTCTTGGTCAATACCACCTTCAATCACCAGATATAAAGTCAGAAATATGGCTCCACTCGACAACTCATAAAAAGATATAACCGATGGTCTTTCTTTCTGAATCAACTTACCGTTCATTAAAGAAAAAATGGCGGAAAACAATGCCGAAATCAAAGCCAGTATAATACCTTCCACATATTGGGCATCTACCTTAAATATGATATAAAGGCCGAAAATAACGACTAGTCCGAAGACAATCTCATAAGCCAACATTTTTCTTCTATACCAAAAAGGTTCAATCAGAGCGGTAAAAAATGCCCCTGTAGACATGGTCGCCAATACCACGGAAACATTCGAGGCTTTAATAGCGCCAAAGAAAGTTACCCAATGAAGTGCTATGATTACCCCCGTAAACATTAGGGAAAACAACATTTTGCGAGATACCTTAAGGTTATAGCGTCGGTAAAAAATGAAAACCAGAACACACAATGTAGCCAGTAGCATGCGGTACCATACAAGAGGTAGCGCGTCGATGGTTATCAATTTGCCCAACACCGCTGTAAAACCCCATATAAAAACTATAAAATGTAAGTGCAGATAGTTTTTTAGTTTCGGCTCCATAATATTAAATAGAGTCTAAACCTATCTTTTGGCTTTTTGCAAGAGAATCACGGCAAGCAACCCAAAGAAAAGATTGGGCACCAGAACAGCCAATAAGGGGGAGAACCCCGCCTGTTCGGCCAAAGTGCCGAATACCTTATCGAAAAACACAAAAACAAAGGCTACCAAAATACCAAAGGCCAAGTTTACCCCCATACCCCCTCTTCGCTTGACAGATGATACGGCTACGGCAATCAATGTCAGTATGAATGCGGTTATTGGCAAGGCCCAGCGCTTGTATTTCACCAACACATAGGCATTAATGTTAGATGCCCCTTTCGCTTTCTGGTCTTTAATAAAATTGTTGAGTTCAAAAATGTTCTTGGTTTCTGCAACATAAGAAACCGGAGTAAGGTCTCCTATTTCGAAAGTAAACAAGGTATCTAGTCGTCGCTTCGTTTCAACTAAGGCAGTGTCTCTTAAAAGCTTTCTTTTTTTATAAGTGGTAAGCCGATAAAGGCTATCTTTTTCTACCCATCTTATGTTAGCGGCAGATATCTTGAATTTCAATTGGTTTTCTTCATCAAACCGCTCAAAAGTGAAGTTATAGCCTATTTGTCTAGCAGGATCAAAGCTGCTTACATAGATGAAGTCGGTTTCGTTCAGTTGGGTGAAAATGTTATTCGTTACCCGGTCTTGCTTCCCCTTCTTTAAATATTTGAATTTAAATTCGTTAAAACCTTTACTGGCAGGTGGCACTATGAACATGCCCATAACGAACATTACAACGGCAATTATTGAGGCCCCGATAAGATAAGGTCTCAAAAAACGATTATAAGACACCCCAGAACTCAAAATCGCCACAATTTCAGTATTACTGGCCAATTTCGAAGTGAAAAATATAATGGATAAAAACAAGAATATAGGAAACAATAGACTACCAATGTAAATGGTAAAATTGCCAAAGTAAATCAGCACCTCTGCCGTAGTGGCATCACTGGCCTGTATCTTACCGATTTGTTCGGCCATATGGGCCATGATACCTATAGGAATGAACAAAAGAATCATCACTGCAAAAGTGATGAGATACCTTTTAAGTATGTATTTATCGAGTATCGCTAACACTACAACCTTTTATCCATTTGTTTTACCATACGGTCTTTCCATTCTACAAAATCCCCCTCTAAAATATGCTTTCTAGCCTCACGTACCAACCACATATAAAAACCCAGATTATGAATGGTCGCGATCTGTTTGCCCAAATATTCGTTCGCAGCGAACAAATGTCTAAGGTAAGCTTTTGAATACTCGATATCGACATAGGTAATGCCCATTTCATCGATGGGTGAAAAATCGTCTTCCCACTTTTTATTCTTAATGTTTATAGTTCCGTTGGCCGTAAACAACATTCCGTTTCTGGCATTTCGAGTAGGCATCACACAATCGAACATATCGATGCCTAAGGCTATATTCTCTAAAATATTTATAGGTGTACCTACACCCATCAAGTATCTAGGTTTATCTTCAGGTAAAATCTCACACACCACTTCGGTCATCGCATACATTTCTTCTGCAGGCTCACCTACCGACAACCCACCTATTGCATTGCCTTCGGCACCTACACCAGCAATATATTCTGCGGAACGCTTACGTAAATCGGTATAGGTAGAACCCTGAACTATAGGAAAAAAAGTTTGGGCATAGTCATACTCGAAAGGAGTCTTTTCTAAATGTGAAATGCACCGTTCTAACCAACGGTGGGTCATATGCATTGAGCGCTCAGCGTATTTGTAATCACAGGGGTACGGTGTACATTCATCAAATGCCATAATAATATCGGCGCCGATAACACGCTGTATTTCCATTACCCGTTCAGGAGTGAACAAATGTACAGAACCATCGATATGAGATTTGAACTTGACCCCTTCTTCCTTTATTTTTCGATTTCCGGATAGAGAGTAAACTTGGTAGCCTCCGCTATCGGTAAGTATATTTCGATCCCAACCCATAAACTTATGCAAGCCACCGGCCTTTTTCAAAATATCGATTTTGGGCCTTAGGAACAAGTGATAGGTATTGCCCAGAATAATATCAGGATTGATATCTTCTTTCAACTCGCGCTGATGTACGCTTTTTACCGAAGCAACGGTACCCACGGGCATGAAAATCGGAGTTTCTATTTTGCCGTGATCGGTAACCATGGTACCTGCACGTGCCTTACTTTTGGGATCTGTATGATGTAGTGTAAATTTCAAACTAAAAATTATGCCCGCAAAGATAATCATCTCATATGCACAAAAGCCTTAACGAAAAAATAAAGTTCGCAGACATCGATTGTTCGATTCTCAATTACGTAGCGTGGCCACAAGCATTTACATCTTAAATTTTCACAAAAAGAATCAAAAATAATTTAGGTGCAACTTGTAAAGCCAAAAGATTGCGATTACATTTGAAATCTACTATAAATGAACGTCTAAAAATGGCTAAACTTGAACAATTACAGGATATCGTGGTACAAACCAGAAGAGATATCTTACGCATGGTACATAATGTAAATTCAGGGCATCCCGGAGGTTCTTTGGGCTGTACCGAATTTCTTGTCACTCTCTATAACGAAGTGATGGAAGTTAAAGAAGATTTTAATATGGATGGAGAAGGCGAAGATCTTTTCTTTTTATCCAACGGACATATATCACCCGTTTTTTATAGCGTGCTTGCTAGAAAAGGCTATTTTCCTATTGAGGAACTCGGTACTTTTCGTTTGATCGATTCGCGACTACAAGGCCACCCTACAACACATGAAGGTCTACCAGGCATTCGAGTGGCTTCTGGATCATTAGGTCAAGGTATGTCAGTCGGTATAGGTGCTGCATTGGCCAAAAAATTGAACGGTGACAATCATTTGGTGTATACCTTACATGGTGATGGCGAGCTTCAAGAAGGCCAGAATTGGGAAGCTATCATGTATGCTGCAGGTAATAAAGTGGATAATCTTATTGCTACCGTAGATAGAAACGGTCAACAAATCGATGGCCCTACCAATGAAGTTCTTCCGCTTGGTGATTTGACCAAAAAATTTGAAGCTTTTGGTTGGGATGTTATTGAAATAAGCGAAGGTAACGACCTAAATGCTATTATTGCAGGTCTCGAGGAAGCAAAAAGCAGAACCGGAAAAGGCAAGCCGGTATGTATAATGCTCGATACGGTTATGGGCAACGGTGTAGACTTTATGATGTATACACATGCATGGCACGGTAAAGCCCCTAACGATGAGCAGTTAGAAACTGCCCTATCTCAAAATCCGGAAACTTTAGGCGACTATTAATAGCCCATCAGAGCTTTAGGATAAATCAAATTGAAATTCAGAGTTAATTAAAAAAATCAATTCCCGAAAAGAGGGAGTTTCGGCAACAATATGAAAAAATATACAGATCAAGGTAAGAACGATACGAGAAGCGGTTACGGTGCGGCCATGACCGAATTGGGCAGAACTAACCCCAATGTTGTAGCCCTATGTGCCGACTTGGTAGGTTCATTGAAAATTCAACCTTTTATAGATGAAAATCCGGAGCGATTTTTTCAAATCGGTATTGCCGAAGCAAATATGATGGGTATCGCCGCCGGTCTGACCATCGGGGGTAAAATACCTTTCGCCAGTACATTCGCGAACTTTGCCACAGGTCGAGTTTATGACCAAATTCGCCAATCTATCGCTTACTCTGACAAGAACGTTAAAATCTGTGCTTCGCATGCGGGAATCACCTTGGGTGAAGATGGTGCAACACACCAGATTCTTGAAGATATAGGTCTTATGAAAATGCTACCGGGCATGACCGTAATCAATCCCTGTGATTATAACCAAACAAAGGCCGCTACACTAGCTATTGCTGATTATGAGGGCCCAGTATATTTACGTTTTGGTCGACCTAAAGTCGCCAACTTCACTCCTGAAGACCAAAAATTCGAAATAGGAAAAGCCCTAATGTTGAGCGAAGGTAGCGATGTAACGATTATTGCGACCGGTCATTTAGTCTGGGAAGCCTTAAAGGCTGCCGAAAGCTTAGAAGAACAAGGTGTATCTGCAGAGGTAATCAATATTCACACCATCAAGCCCTTAGATGAAGAAGCTGTGTTAAAGTCCGTTAAAAAAACGGGCTGTGTGGTTACTTGTGAAGAGCATAATTATTTAGGCGGATTGGGCGAAAGTATAGCCAGAGTGCTTGCAAATCAGCACCCTACACCCCAAGAGTTTATCGCCACACAAGATACGTTTGGCGAAAGTGGCACGCCTGAACAGTTGATGGACAAGTATGGTCTAAATAATAAAGCTATCGAAAGTGCCGTTTTAAAGGTGATGAAAAGAAAGTGATAGTGGTATCGTTTTTGATACGCTATTCACGGTATTTAAAACGAGAACTATGAAAAAAACACTTCTTACAGCAGTTTTTGCTATGTTAAACATTGCTGCATTTTCACAAAGCGATTCTGGAATCGGCATCAAGGCCGGACTTAACTACAGTGCCAACGGTGATTACTTTGAATCTATCGGTGATGCTGCAAGAGAACCGGATAGAAATGTCGGCTATCACTTCGGGCTATATGGTAGAGTTGGTGTCAGCCGAATCTATTTTAGACCAGAACTGATATATACCAAAACGAAGTCAGATTATCAAGGTGATAAGTTTGACATTAGCAAACTTGACGCCCCCATGCTAGTGGGCGTAAAAGTAATCGGACCGTTACATGTTTTTGCAGGGCCCGCATTTCAATATATTCTTGATACTGAATTTGATGGTATCGGCATCAACGATATTGAAAATGACTTTAGCGTAGGTGCCAATATAGGTGCCGGTCTTAATTTCGGTAAACTGGGTATTGATATTCGTTACGAAAGAGGTTTCAATGATAATGAAGCCACTTTTATCAATGATAATATTACAACCCTCGGCCCTAGTAGGGTTGATGCCAGACCTGATCAGTTAATCGTTAGCTTATCGCTTAAGATATAGAAATCTCCACATAATATATATCAACAAAAAAACCAGACCGTTAAGTCTGGTTTTTTTATTATAACTTCAAAATAACTTAATCTTAATTTGTATCTGAATCCAGGTAATCGACAAGGCCATCTTCATCAGCATCGTCATTATAAAGATACCCATCACCGTTAGTATCTTCATCAATTGATAATTTACCATCTCCATCATGATCCGTCTCATTCTCTACAGCCAGTAAGTACATTTTAAATATCATCGGGCTATACGCTTCAATTATTGATTGGGTGCTATTATAATACCCCAAACCAGAAGGGAAGATTACAAATCCTACCCCATAATCTTCTACATCATATGTTCCATCAGAATTATCGACAGGCGGCAGGCCGCCTTTGAACAATTTCATGCCCTCAGCGAACCCTCTCGCTGGAGTACCTGAGAAAGTTGATGTAGCCGGTGTTTGCAATGTAGGTAGATTGAACCATTGAGGTGAATTTTCTCTACTATTATCAAAAATATCTCCAGATAACAATTGTCC
This window harbors:
- a CDS encoding acetyl-CoA carboxylase carboxyl transferase subunit alpha; amino-acid sequence: MEYLDFELPIKELEEQLDKCMVIGEESDVDVSETCKQIEKKLAETRKDIYKNLSAWQRVQLSRHPNRPYTLDYINAICGDTFLELHGDRNVKDDKAMIGGLGKIGDQSYMFIGQQKGYNTKTRQYRNFGMANPEGYRKALRLMKSAEKFDIPVVCFIDTPGAYPGIEAEERGQGEAIARNILEMTRLKVPIVVVIIGEGASGGALGIGVGDKVLMLENTWYSVISPESCSSILWRSWEYKEQAAEALKLTATDMKKLKLIDEIVREPAGGAHANREKTFTTVKNKISAHFKELEKLSPKELVANRMDKYAQMGVYNG
- a CDS encoding drug/metabolite transporter (DMT)-like permease; the protein is MEPKLKNYLHLHFIVFIWGFTAVLGKLITIDALPLVWYRMLLATLCVLVFIFYRRYNLKVSRKMLFSLMFTGVIIALHWVTFFGAIKASNVSVVLATMSTGAFFTALIEPFWYRRKMLAYEIVFGLVVIFGLYIIFKVDAQYVEGIILALISALFSAIFSLMNGKLIQKERPSVISFYELSSGAIFLTLYLVIEGGIDQELLKVSSTDLLYIFILASVCTAYAFIASVKLLKYISPYTVMLTVNLEPVYGIILAFFIFGNSEKMGPLFYLGGAIIISTVIANGIVKNRRRIKKATIE
- a CDS encoding lipopolysaccharide export system permease protein, with the protein product MLAILDKYILKRYLITFAVMILLFIPIGIMAHMAEQIGKIQASDATTAEVLIYFGNFTIYIGSLLFPIFLFLSIIFFTSKLASNTEIVAILSSGVSYNRFLRPYLIGASIIAVVMFVMGMFIVPPASKGFNEFKFKYLKKGKQDRVTNNIFTQLNETDFIYVSSFDPARQIGYNFTFERFDEENQLKFKISAANIRWVEKDSLYRLTTYKKRKLLRDTALVETKRRLDTLFTFEIGDLTPVSYVAETKNIFELNNFIKDQKAKGASNINAYVLVKYKRWALPITAFILTLIAVAVSSVKRRGGMGVNLAFGILVAFVFVFFDKVFGTLAEQAGFSPLLAVLVPNLFFGLLAVILLQKAKR
- a CDS encoding tRNA-guanine transglycosylase, translated to MIIFAGIIFSLKFTLHHTDPKSKARAGTMVTDHGKIETPIFMPVGTVASVKSVHQRELKEDINPDIILGNTYHLFLRPKIDILKKAGGLHKFMGWDRNILTDSGGYQVYSLSGNRKIKEEGVKFKSHIDGSVHLFTPERVMEIQRVIGADIIMAFDECTPYPCDYKYAERSMHMTHRWLERCISHLEKTPFEYDYAQTFFPIVQGSTYTDLRKRSAEYIAGVGAEGNAIGGLSVGEPAEEMYAMTEVVCEILPEDKPRYLMGVGTPINILENIALGIDMFDCVMPTRNARNGMLFTANGTINIKNKKWEDDFSPIDEMGITYVDIEYSKAYLRHLFAANEYLGKQIATIHNLGFYMWLVREARKHILEGDFVEWKDRMVKQMDKRL
- a CDS encoding transketolase, yielding MAKLEQLQDIVVQTRRDILRMVHNVNSGHPGGSLGCTEFLVTLYNEVMEVKEDFNMDGEGEDLFFLSNGHISPVFYSVLARKGYFPIEELGTFRLIDSRLQGHPTTHEGLPGIRVASGSLGQGMSVGIGAALAKKLNGDNHLVYTLHGDGELQEGQNWEAIMYAAGNKVDNLIATVDRNGQQIDGPTNEVLPLGDLTKKFEAFGWDVIEISEGNDLNAIIAGLEEAKSRTGKGKPVCIMLDTVMGNGVDFMMYTHAWHGKAPNDEQLETALSQNPETLGDY
- a CDS encoding transketolase, which translates into the protein MKKYTDQGKNDTRSGYGAAMTELGRTNPNVVALCADLVGSLKIQPFIDENPERFFQIGIAEANMMGIAAGLTIGGKIPFASTFANFATGRVYDQIRQSIAYSDKNVKICASHAGITLGEDGATHQILEDIGLMKMLPGMTVINPCDYNQTKAATLAIADYEGPVYLRFGRPKVANFTPEDQKFEIGKALMLSEGSDVTIIATGHLVWEALKAAESLEEQGVSAEVINIHTIKPLDEEAVLKSVKKTGCVVTCEEHNYLGGLGESIARVLANQHPTPQEFIATQDTFGESGTPEQLMDKYGLNNKAIESAVLKVMKRK
- a CDS encoding outer membrane protein with beta-barrel domain, with product MKKTLLTAVFAMLNIAAFSQSDSGIGIKAGLNYSANGDYFESIGDAAREPDRNVGYHFGLYGRVGVSRIYFRPELIYTKTKSDYQGDKFDISKLDAPMLVGVKVIGPLHVFAGPAFQYILDTEFDGIGINDIENDFSVGANIGAGLNFGKLGIDIRYERGFNDNEATFINDNITTLGPSRVDARPDQLIVSLSLKI